The DNA window ATCGCCTCTTCTGGAAGATGTTTCCTCTTCCCATTCCACCACGGCCTCTGCCTCGAGCTGCCACTGCAGACAAACCCAAagacaacacatttaaatacaaaacaaaaaccactCTAACAGACAGAGTGCAAGTAGTCTGAAgtggaaaatgtattaaattctTCTTTTTGATGTTGAAACAAGTCTGACTTTTATAGGATTGTTACccagacacccagggagccatgcaccgCTCCACTAAGATCGCTCACAGTGTTTATTTGGAATTAGTTGTAATTATGCTGCACAATAATTGATAGAATGTGTGAACTGCAGGAGTCAAGAATAACCACCAAGGAATCTGATAAATCTTCCCACTCACCTTGTGCTTTGAGAATAGCTGCCTTTCCTCTTCCTGCACCAGATCCTTGGTTCTTGTTCTTCATACTCTTTAACATGGGCGCATTCTTTAACATGTCTGGTAAGATCAGGAAGCGGATTTTGCTGCCACGAATGTAGACTTGTTCCAACTGTGCCACCCGGCCATCACGGTAAGTCACTGTGATATTAGACATCTGTAGCAATGGAAGGAAGATGTTAAGTTCAGCTGCACGCAGGTAACATATAGTTTACTATTTTGCAGTGTTAGAGTACATTTTTAGACTCAAACGCAGCAATACACAATAAGCTCCATGAATTAAAGCTAGATAACGATCCAAACCATACTGTTGAATAGTGGTCTTTCAATAACACAGTTAATTTTTTTCTAACCATCTGAAGTGGTTCAACAACTTGGATTCTAGATTATAACGAGTACTGCAAAAACTGCTGTCCATTGTCACTTCTTGTAAAACGTATACTCAATATATCTATCTTCAAACACAATCATTTAGACAAGAGTAAAACACTGAGGTAATATCTCAACAAAATATGTAACAAAGATTGAAACATTCTGATATAAGAAACAGAGGTAATTTACAATTCCCACTGGGAGGGTAGAGCAAATATTTCCACTTTAAAGATTATTACATTTATGAGAATGATTTTCTGTAAAACCAGGAGAC is part of the Paralichthys olivaceus isolate ysfri-2021 chromosome 18, ASM2471397v2, whole genome shotgun sequence genome and encodes:
- the snrpd3l gene encoding small nuclear ribonucleoprotein D3 polypeptide, like produces the protein MSIGVPIKVLHEAEGHIVTCETNTGEVYRGKLIEAEDNMNCQMSNITVTYRDGRVAQLEQVYIRGSKIRFLILPDMLKNAPMLKSMKNKNQGSGAGRGKAAILKAQVAARGRGRGGMGRGNIFQKRR